One genomic segment of Ricinus communis isolate WT05 ecotype wild-type chromosome 3, ASM1957865v1, whole genome shotgun sequence includes these proteins:
- the LOC8259059 gene encoding uncharacterized protein LOC8259059 yields MEGVQKFFRDVSKDVKSGISNSSVSENLHNFNSKEGLAAALSYSDQSRVLVTRPSRQLVSLWTCSKLCTVFFIAGVLVGYTLKRRVRRWASKLLKTLRDD; encoded by the exons ATGGAAGGAGTGCAGAAGTTTTTCCGTGACGTTTCAAAGGATGTAAAATCAGGGATTTCGAATTCTTCCGTATCTGAGAATCTGcacaattttaattcaaaagaaGGATTAGCTGCTGCTTTATCTTATTCTGATCAATCTCGTGTTTTAGTCACTAGGCCCTCCAG GCAATTAGTTTCACTTTGGACCTGCTCAAAGCTATGTACCGTCTTCTTTATTGCTGGAGTTCTTGTAGGTTACACATTGAAGAGACGTGTTCGCAGATGGGCTTCTAAGCTTCTCAAGACACTGAGAGATGACTGA
- the LOC8259058 gene encoding respiratory burst oxidase homolog protein E isoform X2, giving the protein MRSQSSFGGSSSRLSNYSRTLDLPDDHDDSGALSFDDCELGGAMLPIFLNDLRRNSEQNDGLVEVTLELDNDSIFVCSVKPNDKPTSSVTSDPGHGAAGGSGGGILERSLSATSRIRRTFGWLRSRSSRTSSSENIERSITDRDARRIRAKLQRTRSGAQQALKGLRFINKTTGDSDANELWRRVELRFNSLAIDGLLAREDFGECIGMVNSKEFAVCIFDALARRKRRRISKITKEELYEFWLQITDQSFDARLQIFFDMVDSNGDGRITRDEVQELIMLSASANKLSKLKEQAEEYASLIMEELDPESFGYIELWQLETLLLQRDTYMNYSRPLSTTSVGWNQNISSFRPQNVYRNRAAFQAMGYCLCIAKGAAETLKLNMALILLPVCRNTLTWLRSTRARSFIPFDDNINFHKIIACAIAIGVFLHAGNHLLCDFPRLVNSSPDEFALIASDFHNKKPTYHDLITGVEGITGISMVLLMAIAFTLATRQFRRNVVKLPAPLNRLTGFNAFWYSHHLLGLVYVLLLAHGTFLYLAHKWSQKNTWLYISAPLLLYVAERSVRTCRSEHYSVKILKVSVLPGNVFCLTMSKPQGFKYKSGQYIFLQCPAISSFEWHPFSITSAPGDESLSVHIRIVGDWTHELKRVFTEVNDSSSVIGRAIFGQVGDVDQRGQPKLYVDGPYGAPAQDYQNYDVLLLVGLGIGATPFISILRDLLNNTRAADYQTDSNTETSRSDDSTNSYASSSMTSAGSKKRTQRTTNAHFYWVTREPGSFEWFKGVMDEVAEMDHKGQIELHNYLTSVYEEGDARSTLITMVQALNHAKHGVDILSGTRVRTHFARPNWKEVFSKISIKHPLATVGVFYCGMPVLAKELKKLCQELSHKTSTRFEFHKEYF; this is encoded by the exons ATGAGATCACAGTCGTCGTTTGGTGGAAGCAGCTCCAGACTATCGAATTACAGCCGTACATTGGATTTACCAGATGATCATGACGATTCCGGTGCACTCAGCTTTGACGACTGCGAACTCGGCGGTGCAATGTTACCGATATTTCTCAACGACCTGAGAAGAAACAGCGAGCAAAACGACGGCTTAGTTGAAGTTACGCTAGAGTTGGATAATGACTCCATTTTTGTTTGCAGTGTCAAACCTAATGACAAGCCTACCTCATCAGTGACATCTGATCCTGGCCACGGTGCTGCTGGTGGTAGTGGCGGAGGGATTTTGGAAAGGAGTTTATCGGCGACGTCGAGAATACGACGGACGTTCGGGTGGTTAAGGTCGAGATCATCGAGAACAAGTTCATCGGAGAATATAGAGAGATCGATAACGGATCGAGATGCGAGGAGAATCAGAGCGAAACTTCAACGGACGAGATCAGGAGCTCAACAAGCGCTTAAAGGATTAAGGTTTATTAATAAAACGACAGGAGATTCTGATGCTAATGAGTTGTGGAGACGAGTTGAGTTAAGGTTTAACTCGCTTGCTATTGATGGTTTGCTTGCTAGAGAAGATTTTGGTGAATGTATAG GAATGGTGAATTCGAAGGAATTTGCAGTATGTATATTTGATGCATTAGCGAGGAGGAAACGACGTCGGATATCAAAGATAACGAAAGAGGAGCTTTATGAGTTTTGGCTACAGATTACAGACCAGAGCTTTGACGCGCGCCTTCAAATTTTCTTTGACAT GGTTGATAGCAATGGAGATGGAAGAATTACAAGGGATGAAGTGCAGGag CTTATAATGCTCAGCGCTTCTGCAAATAAATTGTCAAAGCTCAAAGAACAAGCTGAAGAATATGCGTCACTGATCATGGAAGAATTAGATCCAGAAAGTTTTGGATATATTGAG TTATGGCAGTTAGAAACTCTTCTCCTACAAAGAGACACATATATGAACTACAGCAGACCACTAAGCACAACAAGTGTGGGCTGGAATCAGAACATCAGTTCATTCAGACCCCAGAATGTC TACAGGAATAGAGCAGCATTTCAGGCCATGGGCTATTGCTTGTGTATTGCAAAGGGTGCTGCAGAGACTCTCAAGCTCAATATGGCTCTAATTCTTTTACCTGTTTGTCGAAACACCCTGACTTGGCTTCGTTCCACTAGAGCAAGATCCTTCATTCCCTTTGATGACAACATTAATTTCCACAAG ATAATTGCATGTGCAATAGCCATTGGGGTGTTCCTTCACGCTGGAAATCATTTGCTTTGCGACTTTCCCCGTCTAGTAAACTCGTCCCCAGATGAATTTGCCTTGATAGCATCTGATTTCCATAACAAAAAGCCTACATATCATGATCTAATCACAGGCGTTGAAGGTATTACTGGGATTTCGATGGTGCTACTAATGGCCATAGCCTTCACATTAGCAACACGCCAGTTCAGAAGGAATGTAGTAAAATTACCTGCACCACTCAACAGATTGACAGGTTTCAATGCATTTTGGTACTCTCATCATCTTCTTGGTCTTGTCTATGTTTTGCTGCTTGCTCATGGGACCTTCTTATACTTGGCTCACAAGTGGAGTCAGAAAAAT ACATGGCTGTATATATCTGCTCCCTTGTTACTCTATGTAGCAGAACGGAGCGTGCGAACATGTAGATCAGAACATTATTCAGTAAAAATACTGAAG GTATCTGTTCTACCAGGAAACGTCTTTTGCTTAACCATGTCTAAGCCACAAGGATTTAAGTACAAAAGTGGGCAGTACATATTTCTACAATGTCCGGCAATTTCCTCGTTTGAATG GCACCCATTTTCTATAACTTCGGCACCAGGTGATGAGTCCCTCAGTGTTCACATTCGGATAGTGGGAGACTGGACACATGAGTTGAAGAGAGTTTTCACTGAGGTAAATGATTCATCGTCTGTTATTGGCCGAGCCATTTTTGGTCAAGTTGGAGATGTGGATCAAAGAGG CCAACCGAAACTATATGTTGATGGTCCATATGGTGCTCCTGCGCAAGATTACCAAAATTATGATGTCCTACTCCTCGTGGGACTAGGAATTGGAGCTACCCCTTTCATAAGCATCCTTAGAGATCTTTTGAACAACACACGAGCTGCAGATTATCAAACG GACTCAAACACTGAAACCAGTAGATCAGATGACAGCACAAACAGTTATGCATCTTCAAGCATGACATCAGCTGGGAGCAAAAAGAGAACACAAAGGACTACAAATGCTCATTTCTACTGGGTTACAAGAGAACCAGGATCATTTGAATGGTTTAAGGGAGTCATGGATGAAGTCGCGGAGATGGATCATAAG GGTCAAATTGAGTTGCACAACTACCTTACTAGCGTTTATGAAGAAGGTGATGCAAGATCAACTTTGATCACCATGGTCCAAGCTCTAAACCATGCCAAACATGGTGTTGACATCCTTTCTGGCACTCGA GTTAGGACACATTTTGCAAGGCCAAATTGGAAAGAAGTATTCtctaaaatatctataaagcATCCACTTGCTACAGTAG GGGTATTCTACTGCGGAATGCCGGTGTTGGCAAAGGAGCTGAAGAAATTATGTCAAGAGTTGAGTCACAAGACATCCACACGGTTTGAGTTCCACAAGGAGTATTTCTAA
- the LOC8259058 gene encoding respiratory burst oxidase homolog protein E isoform X1 produces MRSQSSFGGSSSRLSNYSRTLDLPDDHDDSGALSFDDCELGGAMLPIFLNDLRRNSEQNDGLVEVTLELDNDSIFVCSVKPNDKPTSSVTSDPGHGAAGGSGGGILERSLSATSRIRRTFGWLRSRSSRTSSSENIERSITDRDARRIRAKLQRTRSGAQQALKGLRFINKTTGDSDANELWRRVELRFNSLAIDGLLAREDFGECIGMVNSKEFAVCIFDALARRKRRRISKITKEELYEFWLQITDQSFDARLQIFFDMVDSNGDGRITRDEVQELIMLSASANKLSKLKEQAEEYASLIMEELDPESFGYIELWQLETLLLQRDTYMNYSRPLSTTSVGWNQNISSFRPQNVVRRLSFKLRCLILENWQRGFILMLWMMAMTCLFAWKFYQYRNRAAFQAMGYCLCIAKGAAETLKLNMALILLPVCRNTLTWLRSTRARSFIPFDDNINFHKIIACAIAIGVFLHAGNHLLCDFPRLVNSSPDEFALIASDFHNKKPTYHDLITGVEGITGISMVLLMAIAFTLATRQFRRNVVKLPAPLNRLTGFNAFWYSHHLLGLVYVLLLAHGTFLYLAHKWSQKNTWLYISAPLLLYVAERSVRTCRSEHYSVKILKVSVLPGNVFCLTMSKPQGFKYKSGQYIFLQCPAISSFEWHPFSITSAPGDESLSVHIRIVGDWTHELKRVFTEVNDSSSVIGRAIFGQVGDVDQRGQPKLYVDGPYGAPAQDYQNYDVLLLVGLGIGATPFISILRDLLNNTRAADYQTDSNTETSRSDDSTNSYASSSMTSAGSKKRTQRTTNAHFYWVTREPGSFEWFKGVMDEVAEMDHKGQIELHNYLTSVYEEGDARSTLITMVQALNHAKHGVDILSGTRVRTHFARPNWKEVFSKISIKHPLATVGVFYCGMPVLAKELKKLCQELSHKTSTRFEFHKEYF; encoded by the exons ATGAGATCACAGTCGTCGTTTGGTGGAAGCAGCTCCAGACTATCGAATTACAGCCGTACATTGGATTTACCAGATGATCATGACGATTCCGGTGCACTCAGCTTTGACGACTGCGAACTCGGCGGTGCAATGTTACCGATATTTCTCAACGACCTGAGAAGAAACAGCGAGCAAAACGACGGCTTAGTTGAAGTTACGCTAGAGTTGGATAATGACTCCATTTTTGTTTGCAGTGTCAAACCTAATGACAAGCCTACCTCATCAGTGACATCTGATCCTGGCCACGGTGCTGCTGGTGGTAGTGGCGGAGGGATTTTGGAAAGGAGTTTATCGGCGACGTCGAGAATACGACGGACGTTCGGGTGGTTAAGGTCGAGATCATCGAGAACAAGTTCATCGGAGAATATAGAGAGATCGATAACGGATCGAGATGCGAGGAGAATCAGAGCGAAACTTCAACGGACGAGATCAGGAGCTCAACAAGCGCTTAAAGGATTAAGGTTTATTAATAAAACGACAGGAGATTCTGATGCTAATGAGTTGTGGAGACGAGTTGAGTTAAGGTTTAACTCGCTTGCTATTGATGGTTTGCTTGCTAGAGAAGATTTTGGTGAATGTATAG GAATGGTGAATTCGAAGGAATTTGCAGTATGTATATTTGATGCATTAGCGAGGAGGAAACGACGTCGGATATCAAAGATAACGAAAGAGGAGCTTTATGAGTTTTGGCTACAGATTACAGACCAGAGCTTTGACGCGCGCCTTCAAATTTTCTTTGACAT GGTTGATAGCAATGGAGATGGAAGAATTACAAGGGATGAAGTGCAGGag CTTATAATGCTCAGCGCTTCTGCAAATAAATTGTCAAAGCTCAAAGAACAAGCTGAAGAATATGCGTCACTGATCATGGAAGAATTAGATCCAGAAAGTTTTGGATATATTGAG TTATGGCAGTTAGAAACTCTTCTCCTACAAAGAGACACATATATGAACTACAGCAGACCACTAAGCACAACAAGTGTGGGCTGGAATCAGAACATCAGTTCATTCAGACCCCAGAATGTCGTGCGTAGGCTAAGCTTTAAATTAAGGTGTCTAATTCTAGAGAACTGGCAGAGAGGTTTCATTTTAATGCTGTGGATGATGGCAATGACTTGCCTATTCGCTTGGAAATTTTACCAGTACAGGAATAGAGCAGCATTTCAGGCCATGGGCTATTGCTTGTGTATTGCAAAGGGTGCTGCAGAGACTCTCAAGCTCAATATGGCTCTAATTCTTTTACCTGTTTGTCGAAACACCCTGACTTGGCTTCGTTCCACTAGAGCAAGATCCTTCATTCCCTTTGATGACAACATTAATTTCCACAAG ATAATTGCATGTGCAATAGCCATTGGGGTGTTCCTTCACGCTGGAAATCATTTGCTTTGCGACTTTCCCCGTCTAGTAAACTCGTCCCCAGATGAATTTGCCTTGATAGCATCTGATTTCCATAACAAAAAGCCTACATATCATGATCTAATCACAGGCGTTGAAGGTATTACTGGGATTTCGATGGTGCTACTAATGGCCATAGCCTTCACATTAGCAACACGCCAGTTCAGAAGGAATGTAGTAAAATTACCTGCACCACTCAACAGATTGACAGGTTTCAATGCATTTTGGTACTCTCATCATCTTCTTGGTCTTGTCTATGTTTTGCTGCTTGCTCATGGGACCTTCTTATACTTGGCTCACAAGTGGAGTCAGAAAAAT ACATGGCTGTATATATCTGCTCCCTTGTTACTCTATGTAGCAGAACGGAGCGTGCGAACATGTAGATCAGAACATTATTCAGTAAAAATACTGAAG GTATCTGTTCTACCAGGAAACGTCTTTTGCTTAACCATGTCTAAGCCACAAGGATTTAAGTACAAAAGTGGGCAGTACATATTTCTACAATGTCCGGCAATTTCCTCGTTTGAATG GCACCCATTTTCTATAACTTCGGCACCAGGTGATGAGTCCCTCAGTGTTCACATTCGGATAGTGGGAGACTGGACACATGAGTTGAAGAGAGTTTTCACTGAGGTAAATGATTCATCGTCTGTTATTGGCCGAGCCATTTTTGGTCAAGTTGGAGATGTGGATCAAAGAGG CCAACCGAAACTATATGTTGATGGTCCATATGGTGCTCCTGCGCAAGATTACCAAAATTATGATGTCCTACTCCTCGTGGGACTAGGAATTGGAGCTACCCCTTTCATAAGCATCCTTAGAGATCTTTTGAACAACACACGAGCTGCAGATTATCAAACG GACTCAAACACTGAAACCAGTAGATCAGATGACAGCACAAACAGTTATGCATCTTCAAGCATGACATCAGCTGGGAGCAAAAAGAGAACACAAAGGACTACAAATGCTCATTTCTACTGGGTTACAAGAGAACCAGGATCATTTGAATGGTTTAAGGGAGTCATGGATGAAGTCGCGGAGATGGATCATAAG GGTCAAATTGAGTTGCACAACTACCTTACTAGCGTTTATGAAGAAGGTGATGCAAGATCAACTTTGATCACCATGGTCCAAGCTCTAAACCATGCCAAACATGGTGTTGACATCCTTTCTGGCACTCGA GTTAGGACACATTTTGCAAGGCCAAATTGGAAAGAAGTATTCtctaaaatatctataaagcATCCACTTGCTACAGTAG GGGTATTCTACTGCGGAATGCCGGTGTTGGCAAAGGAGCTGAAGAAATTATGTCAAGAGTTGAGTCACAAGACATCCACACGGTTTGAGTTCCACAAGGAGTATTTCTAA
- the LOC8259057 gene encoding 2Fe-2S ferredoxin — protein MLVSSRLSRIGSGIVKQLSRGICTSLSRTEFVRTPYSQYWRPQGELHPETKGFRGTLSPRYHLFSTTASGNDIADGDEQKHKISVTFVDKDGEEKHIKVPLGMSMLEAAHENDIELEGACEGSLACSTCHVIVMDMEHYNKLEDPTDEENDMLDLAFGLTETSRLGCQVIAKPELDGIRLAIPAATRNFAVDGYVPKPH, from the exons ATGTTAGTTTCTTCTAGACTTTCAAGAATTGGATCTGGGATTGTTAAGCAACTTTCAAGAG GTATATGTACATCCTTGAGTAGAACAGAATTTGTACGAACACCTTATAGTCAATATTGGCGACCTCAA GGTGAATTACATCCAGAGACTAAGGGATTCCGAGGTACCTTATCTCCCAGGTATCATCTGTTTTCTACGACAGCTTCTGGTAATGATATTGCGGACGGAGATGAACAGAAGCACAA AATATCTGTTACATTCGTTGATAAAGATGGAGAGGAAAAGCACATCAAAGTTCCTCTTGGAATGTCTATGTTAGAAGCCGCTCATGAAAATGACATAGAACTTGAAG GAGCATGCGAAGGGTCACTTGCGTGCTCAACGTGTCATGTGATTGTCATG GATATGGAACACTACAACAAATTAGAAGATCCAACAGACGAGGAAAATGACATGTTGGATTTGGCCTTTGGGCTCACTGAAAC TTCTCGTCTGGGTTGCCAGGTGATTGCAAAGCCTGAATTGGATGGAATACGCTTAGCTATTCCGGCTGCCACACGAAACTTTGCTGTTGACGGGTATGTTCCGAAACCACACTAG